Proteins found in one Serratia plymuthica genomic segment:
- the nirB gene encoding nitrite reductase large subunit NirB, which translates to MDKTRLVVIGNGMAGMRLVETLCRLAPARYVITVIGEESRGNYNRILLSPVLAGEKAFSETLLHDLDWYRRHDVRLLAGEPALAVDRQQKRVMTAAHEVPYDLLVFATGSRPLMPPLPGITLNGIYGFRTLDDVEAMLGRCRPGRHALVVGGGVLGIEAAAALTQRGMTVTVAHRGTHLMERQLDARAGRMLQHNLLQRGIECRLACEVSQFHGTEQVQAATLSHGERRDCDLVVIAVGVQPEISLAQAAGLDCERGILIDARMQTEDPAIFAVGECAQLDATTFGLVAPCWQQAELLARRLSGEQVPGYRPTPQHTRLKVSGIDMFSAGEMIADAQTELHHAEDPQAQHYRRLLVRDGRLQGVVLYGDAQDSPFYLRQLGQPANQPETLLFGSNEPEAPQASDERTSDMHKPVLLVAGHGMVGHHFLEQLVARELHQQYHIVVFGEEPVAAYDRVHLSEFFSGRSADSLSMVEAGFFERSGIELRLGQAVCAIDRQRKCVIDAEGRETAYDHLVLATGSYPFVPPISGNDRPGCLVYRTLEDLAAIAECAASAGVGVVVGGGLLGLEAANALQQLGLKTHVVEFAPRLMGVQLDDGGAAMLRKKIEALGVSVHTGKQTQAIIEGSLHRHSMSFADGETLEADLILFSAGIRPRDQLARAAELEVGPRGGIVIDSQCRTSDDAIYAIGECALWNGQIFGLVAPGYQMARTLADLLAGRENVFCGADMSTKLKLLGVEVASIGDAQGHTPGSQSYSWVDGPAQVYKKLVVDAGGKRLLGAVLVGDSSEYSTLQQMMLNDLPLPAAPESLILPASVGGAPKALGVSALPATAQICSCHNVSKGDISCAVDQGCGELAAVKACTKAGTGCGGCVALVKQVMEHELQQRGVVVKKDVCEHFAYSRQELYHLVRVGNIRTFDDLLARHGHGHGCEVCKPLAGSILASCWNEYLLKPQHLPLQDTNDRFFANIQKDGTYSVVPRVPAGEITPAGLIAIGQIAQRYQLYTKITGGQRVDLFGARLEQLPEIWRQLVDAGFETGHAYGKSLRTVKSCVGSNWCRYGVQDSTALAIELEHRYKGLRSPHKIKMAVSGCTRECAEAQSKDVGVIATDKGWNLYLCGNGGMKPRHADLFASDLDTATLIRMVDRFLMFYVRTADRLQRTSTWMDNLEGGLDYLREVVLEDSLGIAADLENDMQAVVGSYQCEWQTTLASPDRLKLFRAFVNSDRPDEAIVWQPERGQRRPANGGERGQAIDVQPASAADDRWLDVCALADIPANAGIAARLGQRQIALFHLPGSGVYALANQEPDSDANVLARGLLGDVAGVPVVISPLYKQRFRLSDGSCVDNAQSGVTAWPVRVTAGRVWVRSQPLAEPAALQDATGVAS; encoded by the coding sequence ATGGACAAAACCCGATTGGTGGTGATTGGCAACGGCATGGCCGGGATGCGGCTGGTGGAGACGCTCTGCCGACTGGCACCCGCGCGCTATGTCATCACGGTGATTGGCGAGGAGTCGCGCGGCAACTACAACCGCATTCTGTTGTCGCCGGTGCTGGCGGGGGAAAAGGCGTTCAGCGAAACCCTGTTGCACGATCTTGACTGGTATCGCCGGCACGACGTGCGGCTGCTGGCCGGTGAACCGGCGCTGGCGGTGGATCGGCAGCAAAAGCGGGTGATGACTGCCGCGCATGAGGTGCCTTATGACCTGCTGGTGTTCGCCACAGGTTCGCGTCCGCTGATGCCGCCACTGCCCGGCATAACGCTGAACGGCATTTACGGTTTTCGCACGCTGGACGACGTTGAAGCCATGCTTGGCCGCTGTCGGCCAGGGCGGCATGCGCTGGTGGTAGGGGGCGGCGTGTTGGGGATCGAGGCGGCTGCCGCCCTGACGCAGCGCGGCATGACCGTCACCGTGGCGCACCGTGGCACACACCTGATGGAGCGGCAACTGGATGCCCGCGCCGGGCGAATGTTGCAACACAACCTGTTGCAGCGCGGTATCGAATGTCGGCTGGCCTGTGAGGTCAGCCAGTTCCACGGCACAGAACAGGTGCAGGCCGCCACGCTGAGTCATGGCGAACGGCGCGACTGCGATCTGGTGGTGATTGCCGTCGGGGTGCAGCCCGAAATCAGCCTGGCGCAGGCCGCCGGGCTGGATTGTGAGCGCGGCATTTTGATCGACGCGCGGATGCAGACTGAAGATCCGGCGATCTTCGCCGTCGGCGAATGCGCCCAGCTCGACGCCACCACTTTCGGTCTGGTGGCACCTTGCTGGCAACAGGCGGAGTTGTTGGCGCGGCGATTGAGCGGTGAGCAGGTGCCGGGCTACCGACCGACGCCGCAGCATACCCGCCTGAAAGTCAGCGGTATCGACATGTTCAGCGCCGGCGAAATGATCGCCGACGCACAAACCGAGCTTCACCATGCCGAAGACCCACAGGCGCAGCATTACCGCCGCCTGCTGGTGCGCGACGGCAGATTACAGGGCGTTGTGTTGTACGGCGACGCTCAGGACAGCCCTTTTTATCTGCGGCAGTTGGGGCAGCCGGCGAATCAGCCGGAAACTCTGCTGTTTGGCAGTAACGAACCCGAGGCGCCGCAGGCGTCTGACGAGAGGACATCTGATATGCATAAGCCCGTTTTGCTGGTTGCCGGACATGGCATGGTCGGTCATCACTTCCTGGAACAGCTGGTCGCTCGCGAACTGCATCAGCAGTATCACATTGTGGTCTTTGGCGAAGAGCCGGTAGCGGCGTATGACCGGGTGCATCTGTCGGAATTTTTCTCCGGCCGCAGCGCCGACTCGCTGTCGATGGTGGAAGCGGGTTTTTTCGAACGTTCTGGGATTGAGCTGCGGCTGGGGCAGGCGGTTTGCGCCATCGATCGCCAGCGCAAATGCGTGATTGACGCCGAGGGGCGCGAAACGGCCTACGACCACCTGGTACTGGCGACCGGTTCTTACCCGTTTGTCCCGCCGATCTCCGGCAACGATCGCCCCGGCTGTCTGGTTTACCGTACGCTGGAGGATCTGGCGGCGATTGCCGAATGCGCCGCCAGCGCCGGAGTGGGCGTGGTGGTCGGCGGCGGTCTGTTGGGGTTGGAGGCCGCCAACGCTTTGCAGCAGCTTGGGCTGAAAACCCACGTGGTGGAGTTTGCGCCGCGCCTGATGGGGGTGCAGCTGGATGACGGCGGCGCGGCGATGCTGCGTAAAAAGATTGAGGCGCTGGGCGTGAGCGTACACACCGGCAAGCAAACGCAGGCGATTATCGAGGGTTCGTTACACCGTCACAGCATGAGTTTTGCCGACGGTGAAACCCTGGAGGCTGATTTGATTCTGTTTTCCGCCGGTATCCGGCCGCGTGACCAGCTCGCCCGCGCCGCCGAACTGGAGGTCGGCCCACGCGGCGGCATCGTGATTGACAGCCAGTGCCGCACCAGTGATGACGCTATTTACGCCATCGGCGAATGCGCGTTATGGAACGGCCAAATTTTCGGGCTGGTGGCTCCGGGATATCAAATGGCGCGCACGCTGGCGGATCTGCTGGCCGGGCGGGAAAACGTGTTCTGCGGCGCAGACATGAGCACCAAGCTGAAACTGCTGGGCGTCGAGGTGGCGTCGATCGGTGATGCGCAAGGCCATACGCCCGGTAGCCAAAGCTACAGTTGGGTCGACGGCCCGGCGCAAGTGTATAAAAAGCTGGTGGTGGATGCCGGCGGCAAACGGCTGCTGGGGGCGGTATTGGTCGGCGACAGCAGCGAATACAGTACGCTGCAACAAATGATGCTCAATGATCTGCCGCTGCCCGCCGCACCGGAAAGCCTGATTCTACCGGCCTCGGTCGGCGGCGCGCCAAAAGCGCTGGGCGTATCGGCGTTACCGGCCACGGCGCAGATTTGCTCCTGTCACAACGTCAGTAAAGGCGATATCAGCTGTGCGGTGGACCAGGGCTGCGGCGAGTTGGCGGCGGTGAAAGCCTGCACCAAAGCCGGCACTGGCTGTGGCGGTTGCGTCGCCCTGGTGAAGCAGGTGATGGAGCATGAATTGCAGCAACGCGGCGTGGTGGTGAAAAAGGACGTTTGCGAGCATTTCGCCTATTCGCGCCAGGAGCTGTATCACCTGGTGCGGGTCGGCAATATTCGCACCTTCGACGATCTGTTGGCCCGGCATGGTCACGGGCACGGCTGCGAAGTGTGCAAACCGCTGGCGGGATCGATTCTGGCGTCGTGCTGGAACGAATACCTGCTCAAGCCGCAGCACCTGCCGCTGCAGGACACCAACGATCGTTTCTTCGCCAATATCCAAAAAGACGGCACCTATTCGGTGGTGCCGCGCGTGCCGGCCGGTGAAATTACCCCGGCGGGGCTGATCGCCATCGGCCAAATCGCCCAGCGTTATCAACTGTACACCAAAATCACCGGCGGCCAGCGGGTCGACCTGTTTGGCGCCCGCCTGGAGCAACTGCCGGAAATTTGGCGGCAACTGGTCGACGCCGGGTTTGAAACCGGCCATGCCTACGGCAAGTCGCTGCGTACGGTGAAATCCTGCGTCGGTTCCAACTGGTGCCGTTATGGCGTGCAAGATTCGACCGCGCTGGCGATCGAACTGGAGCATCGTTACAAGGGATTGCGATCGCCGCACAAAATCAAGATGGCGGTTTCCGGCTGCACGCGCGAATGCGCCGAAGCGCAAAGCAAGGACGTTGGGGTGATCGCCACCGACAAAGGCTGGAACCTGTACCTGTGCGGCAACGGCGGCATGAAGCCACGGCATGCGGATTTGTTCGCCAGCGATCTCGACACCGCCACGTTGATCCGCATGGTCGATCGTTTTCTGATGTTCTATGTCCGCACCGCCGATCGCCTGCAGCGCACCAGCACCTGGATGGATAACCTCGAGGGCGGGCTGGATTATCTGCGTGAGGTGGTGCTGGAGGATAGCCTGGGTATCGCCGCCGATCTGGAGAACGACATGCAGGCGGTGGTCGGCAGCTACCAGTGTGAATGGCAGACCACGCTCGCCAGCCCGGATCGCCTTAAGCTGTTCCGCGCCTTTGTGAACAGCGATCGGCCGGACGAAGCCATTGTCTGGCAGCCGGAGCGCGGGCAGCGCCGCCCGGCCAACGGGGGGGAACGCGGGCAGGCGATCGACGTGCAACCGGCCTCGGCCGCAGACGATCGGTGGCTGGATGTCTGCGCGTTGGCGGACATTCCTGCCAACGCCGGCATTGCCGCACGTTTGGGGCAGCGGCAGATTGCGCTGTTCCATCTGCCGGGCAGCGGCGTTTATGCGCTGGCGAATCAGGAGCCGGACAGCGATGCCAACGTGCTGGCGCGCGGGCTGCTGGGGGACGTAGCCGGTGTGCCTGTGGTGATCTCCCCGTTGTACAAGCAACGTTTCCGCCTGAGCGACGGCAGCTGCGTGGATAACGCGCAATCCGGCGTTACCGCCTGGCCTGTGCGGGTGACGGCGGGCAGAGTCTGGGTGCGCAGCCAACCGCTGGCGGAGCCGGCCGCCCTGCAGGACGCGACGGGCGTCGCATCATGA
- a CDS encoding ABC transporter ATP-binding protein, with protein sequence MKPIIQVQNVSQRFATPQGEFIALDRVSFDIQAGETVSLIGHSGCGKSTLLNLIAGLTLPSDGVLLCDNRQITGPGPDRGVVFQNHSLLPWLTTYENVALAVHQVFRREMTRGEMREWIEHNLELVHMSHALHKRPHEISGGMKQRVGIARALAMKPKVLLMDEPFGALDALTRAHLQDAVMEIQQRLNTTIVLITHDVDEAVLLSDRVMMMTNGPAATVGEILEVRLPRPRSRVALADDPDYHHYRRQVLKFLYEKHAKAA encoded by the coding sequence ATGAAACCGATTATTCAGGTCCAGAACGTCAGCCAGCGCTTTGCCACCCCGCAGGGGGAGTTTATCGCGCTGGATCGGGTGAGTTTCGATATCCAGGCAGGGGAAACCGTCAGCCTGATCGGCCATTCCGGCTGCGGCAAATCGACGCTGTTGAATTTGATCGCCGGACTGACTTTGCCCAGCGACGGCGTGCTGTTGTGCGATAACCGGCAAATCACCGGGCCGGGGCCGGATCGTGGCGTGGTGTTCCAGAACCATTCGCTGCTGCCGTGGCTGACCACCTACGAAAACGTGGCCCTGGCGGTGCATCAGGTGTTCCGGCGCGAAATGACGCGCGGCGAAATGCGTGAGTGGATCGAGCACAACCTGGAACTGGTGCATATGAGCCACGCGTTGCACAAGCGGCCGCATGAAATTTCCGGCGGCATGAAACAGCGCGTCGGCATCGCCCGTGCGCTGGCGATGAAACCCAAGGTGTTGCTGATGGACGAACCCTTTGGCGCGCTGGACGCGTTGACCCGCGCCCATTTGCAGGATGCGGTGATGGAAATCCAGCAACGGCTGAACACCACCATAGTGCTGATTACCCATGACGTCGATGAAGCGGTGCTGCTGTCCGACCGGGTGATGATGATGACCAACGGCCCGGCGGCTACCGTCGGTGAAATTCTTGAGGTGAGGCTGCCGCGTCCGCGTTCACGGGTAGCGCTGGCGGACGACCCGGATTATCACCATTACCGTCGCCAGGTGCTGAAGTTCCTCTACGAGAAGCACGCGAAAGCGGCATGA
- the ntrB gene encoding nitrate ABC transporter permease codes for MKNIAERIDMPTPTRAEVVPLKIPAAAKPQPKARRSLPLQNAFRRAVPAALGLVLILVVWQVAALNSQGFPTPVATWQAALTLFADPFYSAGPNDQGIGWNVLASLQRVATGFGLAALVGIPAGFLLGRFTFLANMLNPIISLLRPVSPLAWLPIGLLLFQRAEPASTWTIFICSIWPMILNTAEGVTRIPQDYLNVARVLKLSEWTVMRKILFPAVLPYVLTGVRLSIGIAWLVIVAAEMLTGGVGIGFWIWNEWNNLNVENIIIAIIVIGVVGLLLEQGLMLLAKRFSYQNR; via the coding sequence ATGAAAAATATCGCTGAACGTATTGATATGCCGACGCCGACCCGCGCGGAAGTCGTGCCGCTGAAAATTCCGGCCGCCGCGAAGCCGCAACCCAAAGCGCGCAGGAGTTTGCCTCTACAGAACGCCTTTCGCCGTGCGGTACCTGCGGCGTTGGGGCTGGTGTTGATCCTGGTTGTCTGGCAGGTAGCCGCGCTCAACAGCCAGGGGTTCCCGACGCCCGTGGCGACCTGGCAGGCGGCGCTGACGCTGTTTGCCGATCCGTTTTATTCCGCCGGGCCGAACGATCAGGGTATCGGCTGGAACGTATTGGCCTCGTTGCAGCGCGTAGCCACCGGTTTTGGGCTGGCGGCGTTGGTCGGTATTCCGGCCGGGTTCTTGCTGGGGCGCTTTACCTTTCTGGCAAACATGCTCAACCCGATTATTTCGCTGCTGCGCCCGGTCAGCCCGCTGGCCTGGCTGCCGATTGGCCTGTTGCTGTTCCAGCGCGCGGAGCCGGCATCAACCTGGACCATTTTCATCTGCTCCATCTGGCCGATGATCCTCAACACCGCAGAAGGCGTTACGCGCATTCCGCAGGACTATCTCAACGTGGCGCGAGTGCTGAAGCTGTCTGAGTGGACGGTGATGCGCAAAATCCTGTTCCCGGCCGTGCTGCCGTATGTGCTGACAGGGGTGCGCCTGTCCATCGGCATCGCCTGGCTGGTGATCGTGGCGGCGGAAATGCTGACCGGCGGCGTCGGCATCGGTTTTTGGATTTGGAATGAATGGAACAACCTCAACGTCGAAAACATCATCATCGCCATCATCGTGATCGGCGTGGTGGGGCTGCTGCTCGAGCAGGGGCTGATGTTACTGGCAAAACGTTTTAGCTATCAGAACCGTTAA